A window of the Eleutherodactylus coqui strain aEleCoq1 chromosome 8, aEleCoq1.hap1, whole genome shotgun sequence genome harbors these coding sequences:
- the CFAP119 gene encoding cilia- and flagella-associated protein 119 isoform X5 produces MWDKDKKATSLSVGRYKFRFLRKDVTLCDLEKLERAQSNEDVRRALSEVLGVRSGPCDVRASALLDLHYYTLRFCWDCGFSAEQTSCVFSIVKEIHAACVGSTLGDVTECYRHCQQLLLCHAVSRPPFSINLFSPQELLHIRDYILNTYFRHFKLYKCVFSSQPKSRLMSILERRHLGVTEARSMQRLTAHELQQRRRGVQGRGRDAAKGI; encoded by the exons GGGCGTTACAAATTCAGGTTTCTTAGGAAAGATGTGACACTGTGTGACCTGGAGAAACTGGAGCGTGCCCAGAGCAATGAAGATGTGCGCAG GGCCTTGTCTGAAGTGCTGGGTGTGAGGAGTGGCCCGTGTGATGTCCGAGCCTCGGCACTGCTGGACCTCCATTACTACACTCTGCGCTTCTGCTGGGACTGTGGGTTCAGCGCGGAGCAGACCTCCTGCGTCTTCTCCATCGTGAAGGAGATCCATGCAGCTTGTGTAG GTTCAACGCTTGGAGACGTGACCGAGTGTTACCGTCACTGTCAGCAGTTGCTCCTTTGTCACGCCGTATCT CGACCTCCATTCAGCATTAACCTGTTCTCCCCACAAGAGCTTCTCCACATACGGGACTATATTCTGAACACCTATTTCCGCCACTTCAAGCTGTATAAATGCGTGTTTAGTTCTCAG CCAAAGAGCAGACTGATGTCTATCCTGGAGAGGAGACATCTGGGCGTGACTGAAGCACGCAGCATGCAAC GACTGACAGCACATGAGCTGCAGCAGCGCAGACGGGGCGTCCAAGGAAGAGGAAGGGACGCCGCTAAGGGAATATAG